A portion of the Haemorhous mexicanus isolate bHaeMex1 chromosome 3, bHaeMex1.pri, whole genome shotgun sequence genome contains these proteins:
- the C3H6orf120 gene encoding UPF0669 protein C6orf120 homolog yields the protein MATHWRRILTVFVTAQVLFVVNAFEEEDVPEEWILLHVVQGQIGAGNYSYLRLNHEGKIVLQMRSLKGDADLYVSDVTLHPSFDEYELQSVTCGQDIVHVPAHFRRPVGIGIYGHPSHLESEFEMKVYYDRTVVQYPFGEASYNPEEMEANQKYSQSTEDESQDEESVFWTILIGILKLILEILF from the coding sequence ATGGCAACACACTGGAGAAGAATCCTGACAGTATTTGTGACAGCTCAAGTACTATTTGTGGTGAATGCCTTTGAGGAAGAGGATGTACCAGAGGAATGGATTCTTCTTCATGTTGTCCAAGGTCAGATTGGAGCAGGAAACTACAGCTATTTGAGACTAAATCACGAGGGAAAGATCGTTCTTCAGATGCGGAGTTTAAAAGGTGATGCAGACTTGTACGTGTCTGATGTGACACTGCACCCCAGCTTTGACGAGTACGAGTTACAGTCTGTGACTTGTGGCCAGGACATCGTCCACGTGCCTGCACACTTCCGCCGCCCTGTAGGAATAGGGATTTACGGCCACCCCTCTCACCTGGAGAGCGAGTTTGAAATGAAGGTGTACTATGATCGAACAGTTGTACAGTACCCGTTTGGTGAGGCTTCTTACAACCCTGAGGAGATGGAGGCAAACCAGAAATACTCACAGTCTACAGAAGATGAATCTCAGGATGAGGAGTCTGTTTTCTGGACTATACTTATTGGAATCTTGAAATTAATACTTGAAATCCTTTTTTAA